Proteins from one Bradyrhizobium amphicarpaeae genomic window:
- a CDS encoding phytoene desaturase family protein produces the protein MTETDVVIIGAGHNGLTCAAYLAGAGLRVRVVERRHVVGGAAVTEEFHPGFRNSVAAYTVSLLNPQVVCDLGLAEQGLRIVERRAQNFLPAPDGSYLLTGEGRTKASVARLSPHDAGALDGFSRELEDIADVLRQFVLRAPPNLVDGFGAAALREGVNAWKSANILRGLTLEQSRSLLDLFTRSAGEMLDERFEHDLVKALFGFDAIVGNYASPYAAGSAYVMLHHAFGEVNGKKGVWGHAIGGMGAITQAMARAARERGVAIDTDAGVREVIVERDRAVGIVLENGETIRAKYVAANVNPKLLYTRLVAADALPADFLARIRHWKNGSGTFRMNVALDRLPSFTALPGEGDHLSSGIILAPSLPYMDRAWLDARAQGWSREPVVEMLIPSTLDDTLAPAGKHVASLFCQHVAPELPDGRSWDDHREDVADLMIATVDKYAPGFAASVLGRQILSPLDLERQFGLLGGDIFHGALTLNQLFSARPMLGHADYRGPLKGLYHCGSGAHPGGGVTGAPGHNAAQAILRDHRSLFGSRG, from the coding sequence ATGACCGAAACCGACGTCGTCATCATCGGCGCTGGCCATAACGGCCTCACTTGCGCGGCCTACCTCGCGGGTGCAGGCCTGCGCGTGCGCGTGGTCGAGCGCCGCCACGTGGTCGGCGGAGCAGCCGTGACGGAGGAGTTTCACCCCGGTTTCCGCAATTCGGTCGCGGCCTATACCGTGAGCCTGCTCAATCCGCAGGTGGTCTGTGACCTCGGTCTCGCCGAACAGGGCCTGCGGATCGTCGAACGGCGCGCCCAGAATTTTCTGCCCGCGCCCGACGGCAGCTATCTCCTCACCGGCGAGGGACGGACGAAGGCATCCGTCGCGCGGCTGAGCCCGCATGACGCAGGCGCGCTCGACGGGTTTTCACGCGAACTGGAAGACATCGCCGACGTGCTCAGGCAATTCGTGCTGCGCGCGCCGCCGAACCTCGTCGACGGCTTTGGTGCAGCGGCGTTGCGCGAAGGCGTCAACGCCTGGAAGAGTGCCAACATCCTGCGCGGCCTGACGCTGGAACAGAGCCGCAGCCTGCTCGATCTCTTCACCCGCTCGGCCGGCGAGATGCTGGACGAACGCTTCGAGCATGATCTGGTCAAGGCGCTGTTCGGCTTCGACGCCATCGTCGGCAATTACGCCAGCCCCTACGCCGCAGGCTCGGCCTATGTGATGCTGCATCACGCCTTCGGCGAGGTGAACGGCAAGAAGGGCGTCTGGGGCCACGCCATCGGCGGCATGGGCGCGATCACGCAGGCCATGGCGCGCGCCGCGCGCGAGCGAGGCGTTGCGATCGACACCGATGCGGGCGTCCGCGAAGTCATCGTCGAGCGCGACCGCGCCGTCGGAATCGTGCTGGAGAATGGCGAGACCATCCGCGCGAAATATGTCGCGGCCAACGTCAATCCGAAGCTGCTCTATACGCGGCTGGTCGCGGCCGACGCTCTGCCTGCGGACTTCCTCGCCCGCATCCGGCACTGGAAGAACGGCTCCGGCACCTTCCGCATGAACGTGGCGCTGGACCGCCTGCCCTCCTTCACGGCGCTACCGGGCGAAGGCGATCATCTCTCCTCCGGCATCATCCTGGCGCCGAGCCTTCCCTACATGGACCGCGCCTGGCTCGATGCGCGGGCGCAGGGCTGGAGCCGGGAGCCGGTCGTCGAGATGCTGATCCCCTCGACGCTCGACGACACGCTGGCCCCGGCTGGAAAGCACGTCGCCAGCCTGTTCTGCCAGCACGTCGCGCCGGAGCTTCCCGACGGACGATCGTGGGACGACCATCGCGAAGACGTCGCCGATCTCATGATCGCGACGGTGGACAAGTACGCGCCGGGTTTTGCGGCAAGCGTGCTGGGCCGCCAGATCCTGTCCCCGCTCGACCTCGAACGGCAGTTCGGGCTGCTGGGAGGCGACATCTTCCATGGCGCGCTGACCTTGAACCAGCTGTTCTCGGCACGGCCAATGCTGGGCCATGCCGATTATCGCGGACCGCTCAAGGGCCTCTACCATTGCGGCTCGGGCGCCCATCCCGGCGGCGGCGTCACCGGCGCTCCCGGCCATAACGCCGCGCAGGCGATCTTGAGGGATCACCGCTCGCTGTTCGGAAGCCGTGGATAG
- a CDS encoding Flp family type IVb pilin, whose amino-acid sequence MVQKFWSDESGATAIEYGLIAAGIALAIITVVNSLGVTLNDKFTSISTSLK is encoded by the coding sequence ATGGTTCAAAAGTTCTGGTCGGACGAGTCCGGTGCAACCGCGATCGAGTACGGCCTGATTGCCGCAGGTATCGCTCTGGCGATCATCACAGTGGTGAACAGCCTGGGCGTCACCCTCAACGACAAGTTCACGTCGATTAGCACCTCCTTGAAGTAA
- a CDS encoding 50S ribosomal protein L11 methyltransferase: protein MQPSPTHRASFSIGSEADARRVVDVLTEVFFDGDAAVAAFERPDGPWDVTLHFAEAPDQAWLRELIVTSAGNHVAAGLSFDTVEAKDWVKASLEDLVPVPAGRFVVHGSHDRDRVAPNKLAIEIEAALAFGTGHHGTTRGCLLLLDHVLKSSRPRNLLDLGTGTGVLGIAAAKALHRAVLASDIDPPSVRVAAENAVLNEVGNQVRVIRAIGFAAPDFGKAGPFDLVLANILANPLRQLAGPMARHLAPGARVILSGLLTHQAPAVIAAYRARGLVPVKHLRIEGWSSLLLRKMD, encoded by the coding sequence ATGCAGCCTTCTCCCACCCATCGCGCCAGCTTTTCAATCGGCAGCGAGGCCGACGCCAGGCGCGTCGTCGACGTGCTCACCGAGGTGTTTTTCGACGGCGATGCGGCGGTTGCCGCCTTCGAGCGGCCCGACGGTCCATGGGACGTCACGCTCCATTTCGCCGAGGCGCCCGATCAGGCCTGGCTGCGCGAACTCATTGTAACTTCGGCAGGAAATCACGTCGCCGCAGGGCTCAGTTTCGACACCGTTGAGGCCAAGGACTGGGTCAAGGCCAGCCTGGAAGATCTGGTCCCGGTCCCGGCCGGGCGCTTCGTTGTGCACGGCAGCCATGACCGCGATCGTGTGGCGCCGAACAAGCTCGCGATCGAGATCGAGGCGGCGCTCGCCTTCGGCACCGGGCACCACGGAACCACGCGTGGCTGTTTACTGCTGCTTGACCATGTCCTGAAGAGTTCCCGGCCGCGGAACCTGCTCGACCTCGGGACCGGAACCGGTGTTCTCGGCATCGCGGCGGCGAAAGCGTTGCATCGCGCGGTGCTCGCCTCCGACATCGACCCGCCGTCTGTGCGGGTGGCGGCCGAGAACGCGGTGCTGAACGAGGTTGGAAACCAGGTCCGGGTGATCCGCGCCATCGGCTTCGCCGCGCCGGATTTCGGAAAGGCCGGCCCGTTCGACCTGGTGCTGGCCAACATCCTCGCCAACCCGCTCAGGCAGCTGGCGGGCCCGATGGCGCGGCACCTCGCGCCCGGCGCACGCGTCATCCTCTCCGGCCTGCTGACGCACCAGGCCCCCGCCGTGATCGCGGCCTATCGCGCCCGCGGCCTCGTGCCGGTGAAGCATCTGCGGATCGAGGGGTGGAGCAGCCTGTTGCTGCGGAAGATGGATTGA
- a CDS encoding aminopeptidase P family protein: MFEAHFQTFEEPEAGVALTARLATLREELARRKLTGFVIPRADQQQNEYVPPSEERLAWLTGFTGSAGLAVVLIQEAAVFVDGRYTLQAAKQVDAKAWAVESLIDPPPESWVSAHLKAGDRLGFDPWLHTFAAAERLSAACAKAGAELVAVDSNPIDAIWQDRPQPPLAPVGVHGLQNAGVTEAEKLTQIRAEIGKLGADALVLSDSHAVAWTFNIRGADVAHTPLPLSYALVPKDGRPTIFIDHRKLSNLTRDHLEQSADVREPDAMAPTLMALAKGGGSIALDSATAADALSRLIAGAGGKPVRGSDPIALLKAVKNATEIKGTKTAHVRDAVALARFLAWIDREAPSGKLTEIDAVEALETFRRDTGALKDVSFPTISGTGPNGAIVHYRVTRKSNRRIARGDLLLIDSGAQYEDGTTDVTRTMAVGEPTDEMRDRFTRVLRGHIAIARAVFPDGATGAQLDTLARQYLWAAGVDFEHGTGHGVGSYLSVHEGPARISKLGTTPLKRGMILSNEPGYYKTDGFGIRIENLELVVAAEIQDAEKPMNAFETLTLAPIDRRLIDVAMLGRDELDWLNAYHARVRTEVRPALDEATRAWLDQATAELKA, encoded by the coding sequence ATGTTCGAAGCACACTTCCAGACATTCGAGGAGCCGGAGGCCGGCGTCGCATTGACGGCGCGGCTCGCCACACTTCGCGAAGAACTCGCCCGTCGCAAGCTGACCGGCTTCGTGATCCCGCGCGCCGATCAGCAGCAGAATGAATATGTGCCGCCGTCGGAAGAACGGCTGGCCTGGCTGACCGGTTTCACGGGCTCGGCGGGCCTCGCGGTTGTGCTGATCCAGGAGGCCGCGGTTTTCGTCGACGGCCGCTACACGCTTCAGGCCGCCAAGCAGGTCGATGCCAAGGCCTGGGCCGTGGAATCCCTGATCGACCCGCCGCCGGAGAGCTGGGTGTCGGCGCACCTGAAGGCCGGCGACCGCCTCGGATTCGATCCGTGGCTGCACACTTTTGCGGCAGCCGAGCGCCTGTCCGCCGCCTGCGCCAAGGCCGGCGCCGAGCTGGTCGCCGTCGACAGCAATCCCATCGACGCAATCTGGCAGGACCGCCCGCAGCCGCCGCTGGCCCCCGTCGGCGTCCACGGCCTGCAGAATGCCGGCGTCACAGAAGCCGAGAAGCTGACGCAGATCAGGGCCGAGATCGGCAAGCTCGGCGCCGACGCGCTGGTGCTGTCGGACAGCCACGCGGTGGCCTGGACCTTCAACATCCGCGGCGCCGACGTCGCCCATACCCCGCTGCCGCTGTCCTACGCGCTGGTGCCGAAGGACGGCCGTCCCACCATCTTCATCGACCACCGAAAACTCTCCAACCTGACGCGCGACCATCTTGAGCAGTCCGCCGATGTGCGCGAGCCCGATGCGATGGCGCCGACCTTGATGGCGCTCGCCAAGGGCGGTGGATCGATTGCGCTCGACAGTGCCACTGCGGCCGACGCGCTCAGCCGGTTGATCGCGGGCGCCGGTGGCAAGCCGGTGCGCGGCAGCGATCCGATTGCGCTGCTCAAGGCGGTCAAGAACGCGACCGAGATCAAGGGCACGAAGACCGCCCATGTGCGTGACGCCGTGGCGCTGGCGCGGTTTCTCGCGTGGATCGACCGCGAGGCGCCAAGTGGCAAGCTCACAGAGATCGACGCGGTCGAGGCGCTGGAGACATTCCGCCGGGATACCGGCGCCTTGAAGGACGTCTCGTTCCCGACGATCTCCGGCACCGGCCCGAACGGCGCCATCGTGCATTATCGCGTCACCCGCAAGAGCAACCGGCGGATCGCGCGCGGCGACCTGCTGCTGATCGATTCCGGCGCGCAATACGAAGACGGCACCACCGACGTCACCCGGACCATGGCGGTGGGCGAGCCGACCGACGAGATGCGCGACCGCTTCACCCGCGTGCTGCGCGGCCATATCGCGATCGCGCGCGCCGTCTTTCCGGACGGCGCCACGGGCGCGCAGCTCGACACGCTGGCGCGGCAATATCTCTGGGCCGCCGGCGTCGATTTCGAGCACGGCACCGGTCACGGCGTCGGCAGCTATCTCTCGGTGCACGAGGGGCCGGCACGGATCTCGAAGCTCGGGACCACGCCGCTGAAGCGCGGCATGATCCTCTCCAACGAGCCCGGCTACTACAAGACCGACGGTTTCGGCATCCGCATCGAGAACCTCGAACTGGTCGTCGCCGCCGAGATCCAGGACGCCGAGAAGCCGATGAACGCGTTCGAGACGCTGACGCTGGCGCCGATCGACCGCCGGCTGATCGATGTCGCGATGCTGGGCCGCGACGAACTCGACTGGCTCAATGCCTACCACGCACGCGTCCGGACCGAGGTGCGGCCGGCACTGGACGAAGCAACGCGGGCTTGGCTCGATCAGGCTACGGCGGAGCTGAAGGCGTAG